Proteins from a genomic interval of Rhodococcoides fascians A25f:
- a CDS encoding universal stress protein translates to MKITVGYLATPSGDDGVALAIALARALDASIDIVLVMAVDEPVMEGSGPYRKVLEAKAKGWVDDAAAQVPSGIAVTTHVLSHESFARALIDFAVQNDADMIVVGGAGDGLLNRHSIGSVAGQLLHASEVPLALAPRGYRLSDAPITDLTVAVPTRASAPNPLPFAITLASAAHVPVRLVSLVSLESTGAPSDETSLDTRRRQVAAAQENLEHAARTLPDIDGLQSIVADGSSLDEAMGNLDWKPGDVLFLGSSGLASPKRVFLGSSAAKILRAAPVPVVVVPHE, encoded by the coding sequence ATGAAGATCACCGTCGGCTACCTCGCCACTCCCAGCGGCGACGACGGCGTAGCCCTGGCCATCGCCCTCGCTCGTGCTCTCGACGCCTCCATCGACATCGTGCTGGTCATGGCCGTGGACGAACCGGTCATGGAGGGCAGCGGACCGTACCGAAAAGTGCTGGAGGCGAAAGCGAAGGGTTGGGTGGACGACGCCGCTGCCCAGGTCCCGTCGGGTATCGCGGTCACCACCCACGTGCTCTCGCACGAGTCTTTCGCCCGGGCCCTCATCGACTTCGCCGTACAGAACGATGCCGACATGATCGTCGTCGGCGGCGCAGGCGACGGTCTGTTGAATCGGCATTCGATCGGGTCGGTTGCCGGTCAGCTTCTGCACGCCTCCGAAGTGCCACTGGCACTCGCACCTCGGGGCTACCGGCTCTCCGACGCTCCGATCACCGACCTCACCGTCGCTGTCCCCACCCGGGCATCGGCCCCGAATCCGTTGCCGTTCGCGATCACTCTGGCCAGCGCGGCGCACGTACCGGTCCGGTTGGTGTCGCTGGTGTCTCTCGAATCGACCGGAGCACCGAGCGACGAGACCTCACTGGACACGCGTCGACGACAGGTCGCCGCCGCGCAGGAGAATCTCGAGCACGCGGCCCGCACTCTCCCCGATATCGACGGCTTGCAGTCGATCGTCGCCGACGGGTCTTCGTTGGACGAAGCCATGGGCAACCTCGACTGGAAGCCGGGCGATGTGCTGTTCCTCGGATCGAGTGGGTTGGCGAGCCC
- a CDS encoding APC family permease, producing the protein MSIAEPPNTIPGKGLNTGALGLVGNIVIGLSAVAPAYSLAATLGYVVLAVGDKAPSMFLIAFVPMLLTAFAYRELGRDTPDCGTSFTWGTKAFGPWVGWMAGWGLAVSAIIVLANVAEIAAIYLFEFLGLSDLAESTAAKVALGSFFIVSMTYVSFRGILISERMQNVLLVVQFGVLIGVSVTALVKVGTGTAGPQAITPQWSWLVPTGVTMSDAAQAIILCIFIYWGWDACLAVGEETKDSEKTPGRAAVITTLILVATYVLVGYAVQSFAGFGDTGIGLNNPDNVDDVLTILGDPVAGSIVASLLLLTVSISALSSTQTTILPTARGTLSMAVYEAIPKRFASVHPKYMTPGFGTLVMGAAALLFYLVLTFVSANALQDSVASLGLAVAFYYGITAYACTWYFRRTLFSSVRNLFMRGIFPFLGGLSMTWAFVQSAIDMIKPDYGYTVYGPIGGVFVLGVGMLVLGIPLMLLCFVGNKDFFKGKTLTASTEVKVPDTY; encoded by the coding sequence ATGTCGATTGCGGAACCGCCGAACACCATTCCGGGTAAGGGACTCAACACCGGCGCTCTCGGGTTGGTCGGCAACATCGTCATCGGACTGTCGGCGGTGGCGCCGGCTTACAGTCTGGCCGCCACCCTCGGCTACGTCGTCCTGGCCGTCGGCGACAAAGCACCGTCGATGTTCCTCATCGCTTTCGTCCCGATGCTGCTCACGGCCTTCGCCTACCGAGAATTGGGACGCGACACCCCGGACTGCGGAACGTCGTTCACCTGGGGCACCAAGGCGTTCGGCCCGTGGGTCGGCTGGATGGCGGGATGGGGGCTGGCAGTCTCGGCGATCATCGTGCTCGCCAACGTGGCCGAGATCGCTGCCATCTACCTGTTCGAGTTCCTCGGCCTGTCGGACTTGGCGGAGTCGACTGCGGCAAAGGTCGCACTCGGTTCGTTCTTCATCGTCTCGATGACCTACGTCAGTTTTCGCGGCATCCTGATCAGCGAACGCATGCAGAACGTGCTGCTGGTCGTGCAGTTCGGTGTCCTCATCGGAGTGTCGGTGACGGCACTGGTCAAGGTGGGTACCGGCACCGCCGGACCTCAGGCCATCACGCCCCAGTGGAGTTGGTTGGTTCCCACCGGGGTGACGATGTCCGACGCGGCCCAGGCCATCATCCTGTGCATCTTCATCTACTGGGGATGGGACGCCTGCCTGGCCGTCGGCGAGGAAACGAAGGATTCGGAGAAGACGCCGGGACGTGCCGCGGTGATCACCACGCTGATCCTCGTCGCCACATACGTTCTCGTCGGATACGCCGTGCAGTCGTTCGCCGGCTTCGGCGATACCGGCATCGGCCTGAACAACCCGGACAACGTCGACGACGTACTCACCATTCTCGGAGATCCCGTCGCCGGCTCGATCGTGGCGTCCTTGTTGTTGCTGACCGTCTCGATCTCGGCGCTGTCCTCGACTCAGACGACCATTCTGCCCACGGCCCGAGGAACCCTGTCGATGGCGGTGTACGAGGCCATTCCCAAGCGGTTCGCCAGCGTGCACCCCAAGTACATGACCCCAGGCTTCGGCACACTCGTGATGGGGGCCGCGGCCCTGCTGTTCTATCTGGTGCTCACCTTCGTCAGCGCCAACGCATTGCAGGATTCGGTGGCCTCGCTCGGGCTCGCGGTCGCGTTCTACTACGGCATCACCGCGTATGCGTGCACCTGGTACTTCCGCCGGACGCTCTTCTCGTCCGTCCGAAACCTGTTCATGCGCGGCATCTTTCCGTTTCTCGGCGGACTGTCGATGACGTGGGCGTTCGTGCAGAGCGCAATCGACATGATCAAACCCGACTACGGTTACACCGTCTACGGACCGATCGGCGGAGTGTTCGTCCTCGGCGTCGGCATGCTGGTACTCGGAATCCCGCTGATGCTGCTGTGCTTCGTGGGCAACAAGGACTTCTTCAAGGGCAAGACACTCACCGCGTCCACCGAAGTCAAGGTTCCGGACACTTACTAG